Proteins co-encoded in one Spirosoma endbachense genomic window:
- a CDS encoding TonB-dependent receptor plug domain-containing protein: MKNFTYSALIGFFPFISIVSQPAFSQQTNTPDSGRVFSLGEVTVLGRRSVDSANTALSRRIEAFNRLDVGRALSLLPGVTLSSVGARNETMVYVRGFDLRQVPVFIDGIPVYVPYDGYVDLGRFTTFDLAEVNVAKGFSSVTYGPNTLGGAINLVSRRPQQRLEFDGRAGLLSGQGHRLNLNLGSKLGKFYVQASASQLKQETYPLASDFTPQPQENGGDRENAYRNDRKYSLKVGFTPNATDEYTMSYVNQHGTKGTPPYAGSDPRQTARFWQWPYWDKQSWYFISRTALTSRSYLKARLFYDRFKNLLSAFDDNTYSTQKKGSSFNSYYNDDTKGGSLEYGNQLAERHTLKASVHYKQDRHRENNAGEPVRTFEDQTLSIGIEDVYRLTSRLSLVPGLSYNARKSLRAENYESTTKLITPFAGNNSRAFNAQAGLFFSPTTQRQVSLTVARKTRFATIKDRYSYRMGAAIPNPDLKAESALHLEAAYSDQINLARPGRSLALQTSLFYSRLTDAIQQVNNVQPGVYQFQNTGQAEFYGGDVSVKVPISAAVQAGAQYSYIHRQNLSNPDLKFVDVPDHKIFVYAQAQFLRRAALIGSIDYNSARYSTSYGIQAGSFLVANVKGSVRLQRYVSLEGGINNLFDRNYALAEGFPEPGRNFFVNVVITNL, translated from the coding sequence ATGAAAAACTTTACTTACTCCGCGTTAATCGGGTTTTTTCCCTTTATCTCCATCGTTTCCCAACCAGCATTTTCTCAACAGACAAATACACCTGACTCCGGCCGGGTGTTTAGCCTGGGCGAAGTGACCGTACTGGGTAGGCGTAGTGTTGACTCAGCCAATACAGCCTTAAGCCGGCGAATTGAAGCTTTTAACCGACTGGATGTGGGCCGAGCACTCAGTCTGCTTCCGGGAGTGACACTCTCCAGCGTAGGGGCGCGGAACGAAACAATGGTGTATGTGCGCGGGTTTGATTTGCGACAGGTTCCCGTATTCATTGATGGCATTCCGGTCTACGTTCCCTATGACGGCTATGTAGATCTGGGTCGGTTTACAACCTTCGATCTGGCGGAAGTTAATGTAGCCAAGGGCTTTTCCTCTGTGACCTATGGCCCCAACACACTGGGAGGGGCAATTAATCTGGTATCTCGCCGGCCACAGCAGCGGCTGGAGTTCGACGGTCGGGCGGGCTTGCTCAGTGGCCAGGGACATCGACTGAATCTTAATCTGGGTAGTAAGTTGGGTAAATTCTATGTACAGGCTTCGGCCTCGCAACTCAAACAGGAAACGTATCCACTTGCCAGCGATTTCACACCCCAACCTCAGGAAAATGGCGGAGATCGGGAAAATGCTTACCGCAATGATCGAAAATACAGCCTGAAAGTAGGGTTTACCCCGAATGCTACCGACGAGTATACCATGAGCTATGTCAATCAGCACGGCACTAAGGGTACGCCCCCCTACGCAGGAAGTGATCCCAGACAGACGGCCCGATTCTGGCAATGGCCGTATTGGGATAAACAGAGCTGGTATTTTATTTCCCGCACGGCTCTAACGAGCAGGAGTTATCTAAAAGCGCGGCTTTTTTATGATCGCTTCAAAAACCTGCTGAGTGCTTTCGATGATAATACGTATTCAACCCAGAAAAAAGGATCTTCCTTTAATAGCTATTACAATGATGATACGAAAGGAGGATCACTTGAATACGGAAACCAACTAGCAGAACGTCATACCTTAAAAGCATCGGTTCACTATAAGCAGGACCGGCACCGGGAAAATAATGCAGGTGAACCCGTGCGTACATTTGAGGATCAGACCTTATCGATTGGTATTGAAGATGTGTATCGACTCACGAGTCGGTTATCGCTGGTGCCGGGTCTGAGCTACAATGCCAGGAAGAGTTTACGGGCGGAAAATTACGAAAGCACAACCAAACTCATTACGCCTTTCGCAGGCAATAACAGTAGGGCCTTCAATGCGCAGGCCGGGTTATTTTTTAGTCCGACCACCCAACGGCAAGTGAGCCTCACGGTAGCCCGTAAAACTCGCTTTGCCACCATCAAAGATCGGTATTCCTATCGTATGGGAGCCGCTATTCCGAACCCGGATTTAAAAGCGGAGTCAGCGCTCCATCTGGAAGCCGCCTATTCGGATCAAATAAACCTGGCGCGCCCTGGCCGATCCCTGGCTCTTCAGACCAGCCTGTTTTACAGTCGCCTGACCGACGCCATTCAGCAGGTTAACAACGTACAACCGGGAGTCTATCAGTTTCAGAATACAGGACAAGCCGAATTCTATGGTGGTGACGTGTCGGTGAAGGTTCCAATTAGTGCCGCTGTTCAGGCAGGTGCGCAATATTCCTACATTCACCGGCAGAATTTAAGCAATCCCGACCTGAAATTTGTGGATGTGCCCGATCATAAAATTTTTGTGTATGCTCAGGCTCAATTCCTCCGCCGTGCGGCTCTAATCGGTAGCATTGATTATAATTCGGCCCGTTATAGCACCAGTTATGGGATACAGGCGGGTAGCTTTCTGGTGGCCAATGTAAAAGGATCGGTACGATTGCAACGCTATGTGAGCCTGGAAGGCGGCATCAACAACCTGTTTGATCGAAATTATGCACTGGCCGAAGGGTTTCCTGAACCAGGTCGAAATTTCTTTGTGAATGTAGTCATTACTAATTTGTAA
- a CDS encoding FAD-dependent monooxygenase: MKATQNHSIYDVIISGAGPVGLFLACELGLANCSVLILEKAENPHSPLKQMPFGIRGLSAPSIEALYRRGLLQELEIHKRLKNPHLNAVQGPRRQAGHFAGIPFHDGDIDTSQWKYRLPGSTDTSLISEIEELETVLSRRAKFLGVEIKRGLAVTDFHQTADGVTVLSGDQAFNGKWLVGCDGSRSVVRKAGGFEFVGTEPEFTGYSAKVDIANPEKLKPGRNVTPTGLYLQSQPGYLAIQDFDGGAFHNSEPVTLEHVQEVLRRVSNTDVTISALHAVTTWTDRARQATTYRNGRVLLAGDAAHIHAPLGGQGLNLGLGDAMNLGWKLAASLQEKAPEGLLDSYSIERHPIGAQVLDWSRAQAAIMKPDPYARALNAIVRDLMNTRDGATYFAGRVWGVNTHYNLDGDHPLVGYSVPNFEFEDGATMGELMHDGQGILLDFDRNASLKTLASEYEGRIKYSSGSAKDRLALSAVLIRPDGVVAWASDNDQQTSELQKAAARWFVGRSGS; encoded by the coding sequence ATGAAAGCTACACAAAATCACTCTATCTACGATGTAATCATTTCCGGCGCAGGGCCTGTAGGTCTATTCCTCGCCTGTGAACTGGGCCTGGCCAACTGTTCAGTTCTGATACTGGAAAAGGCAGAGAACCCGCATTCGCCCTTAAAGCAAATGCCATTCGGGATACGAGGACTCTCAGCGCCCTCTATTGAAGCGCTTTACCGTCGTGGGTTGCTACAGGAACTGGAAATACATAAACGCCTTAAAAACCCCCACTTAAATGCTGTACAAGGGCCCCGTCGCCAGGCAGGGCACTTCGCCGGTATTCCATTTCATGACGGCGATATTGATACCTCACAGTGGAAGTATCGCCTGCCAGGCTCGACCGACACCAGTTTGATTTCTGAAATAGAGGAACTTGAAACGGTGCTGTCCCGACGAGCAAAATTCTTAGGTGTTGAAATCAAACGGGGGCTTGCCGTTACTGACTTTCATCAAACCGCAGACGGGGTGACTGTTCTGTCAGGCGACCAGGCTTTTAACGGTAAATGGCTCGTGGGTTGCGATGGAAGTCGTAGTGTGGTTCGCAAGGCGGGCGGTTTTGAATTCGTCGGTACGGAGCCAGAATTTACCGGCTACTCGGCTAAAGTAGACATCGCCAACCCGGAGAAGCTCAAGCCGGGCCGAAACGTGACACCAACGGGCCTGTACCTTCAATCGCAGCCAGGTTACCTGGCGATACAGGATTTTGATGGTGGGGCCTTTCATAATTCGGAACCAGTCACGCTTGAACACGTTCAGGAAGTGCTACGCCGGGTCTCGAACACCGATGTTACGATCAGCGCCTTACATGCGGTAACTACCTGGACGGACCGAGCACGGCAGGCCACAACCTACCGCAACGGACGGGTACTTTTAGCCGGCGATGCTGCCCATATTCACGCACCGTTGGGCGGACAGGGGCTTAACCTTGGACTGGGTGATGCCATGAACCTTGGCTGGAAGCTCGCAGCAAGCCTTCAGGAGAAAGCGCCAGAAGGTTTATTGGACAGTTATAGTATTGAACGACACCCGATTGGGGCACAGGTTCTGGATTGGTCTCGCGCCCAGGCGGCAATCATGAAACCCGACCCATACGCCCGCGCGCTGAATGCAATTGTCCGTGACCTTATGAATACACGCGATGGAGCCACCTATTTTGCAGGACGGGTCTGGGGTGTTAACACACACTACAATCTCGATGGCGACCACCCGCTGGTAGGCTACAGTGTTCCCAATTTTGAGTTCGAAGACGGTGCAACAATGGGCGAGTTAATGCACGATGGCCAGGGAATACTGCTTGATTTTGATCGGAATGCTTCACTTAAAACGTTGGCGAGTGAATATGAAGGCCGAATCAAATATAGTTCAGGTAGTGCAAAAGACCGATTAGCTTTAAGCGCCGTGCTGATCCGCCCTGATGGGGTTGTAGCCTGGGCTTCTGATAACGACCAACAAACCAGCGAACTCCAAAAAGCTGCTGCCCGCTGGTTTGTTGGTCGTTCAGGAAGCTGA
- a CDS encoding helix-turn-helix domain-containing protein: protein MEAHIEFEPPEELRDAIKCFWYDSIDFGAQQSSFEVVPDGYAELIFHFGSGCSISYNGDLQLLPSPFMVGLLNRPVLFYSKNQLEIIGIRCFPWTVFDLLGLPSGKDGVRIVEHPVAQLQYTLEEDINAGRTDEAMAQLKAYFLDARSRISIDTMLFKAGVAMREANGTMPVSQVAAAAHATVRTLERNFKQSSGYTVKDVSGLMRFEQVRNQLWLYPDANLAGLAHEMGYADQSHLSREFKRYSGISPAAFARKAKKGKQAVSDDFVAFIQA, encoded by the coding sequence ATGGAAGCACACATAGAATTTGAACCTCCTGAAGAGCTACGGGATGCCATAAAGTGCTTTTGGTACGACAGTATAGACTTCGGCGCACAACAATCGAGTTTTGAGGTCGTACCTGATGGTTATGCTGAACTGATTTTTCACTTCGGAAGCGGCTGCAGCATTTCTTACAATGGAGACTTACAGCTATTGCCATCGCCGTTTATGGTGGGACTGCTCAATCGGCCTGTTCTTTTTTACTCGAAAAACCAGTTAGAAATCATTGGCATCCGATGCTTTCCCTGGACCGTGTTCGATTTGCTTGGACTGCCGTCCGGTAAAGATGGCGTACGCATAGTCGAGCATCCTGTCGCCCAGCTTCAATACACGTTGGAAGAGGATATCAATGCCGGTAGAACAGATGAAGCGATGGCTCAGCTAAAAGCGTATTTTCTGGATGCACGGTCGCGGATTTCTATTGACACTATGCTGTTCAAAGCGGGGGTTGCTATGAGGGAAGCAAACGGCACCATGCCGGTAAGCCAGGTAGCGGCAGCGGCTCATGCAACGGTTCGTACCCTTGAAAGGAACTTCAAGCAATCGTCGGGCTATACGGTTAAAGATGTGTCTGGTCTGATGCGCTTTGAGCAGGTACGAAATCAGTTATGGCTTTATCCAGATGCTAACCTTGCCGGCTTAGCTCATGAAATGGGTTATGCCGATCAATCCCACTTAAGCAGGGAATTCAAGCGTTACAGCGGCATTTCGCCAGCGGCTTTCGCCCGAAAAGCGAAGAAAGGGAAACAGGCTGTAAGCGACGATTTTGTCGCGTTTATACAAGCCTAA
- a CDS encoding sugar phosphate isomerase/epimerase family protein yields MAFPLTISRSEFLKTSALALTLPLLSKLDATAKPLKNIGLQLYTVRNEMEKDVEGTLKKVAAIGYTEIETGNYFGKTPKEFKAFLSGMGLSAPSLLAMTSSMKTDWQKAVDQAAEAGQSFMGCAYLAPNERKTVDDYKKLFDLFNQSAEVCQKAGLQFIYHNHDFEFQPLEGQIPYELLLKGTDPKLVKLELDVYWATKAGQDPVALFKQNPGRFPIVHLKDMEKTAERSFAPVGTGSIDFQRILDARKIAGIEHYYVEQDICKVPPLEAIAISFQNVKKLNV; encoded by the coding sequence ATGGCTTTTCCACTGACTATTTCCCGTAGCGAGTTCCTCAAAACAAGCGCTCTTGCTCTTACACTGCCGCTTCTGAGTAAACTGGATGCCACGGCCAAACCCCTGAAAAACATTGGGCTGCAACTCTACACCGTCAGGAATGAGATGGAGAAAGATGTAGAGGGCACCCTGAAAAAAGTAGCCGCCATTGGCTACACCGAGATAGAAACGGGTAATTATTTCGGTAAAACTCCGAAAGAGTTCAAGGCGTTTCTGAGCGGAATGGGCCTGAGCGCGCCAAGTCTGCTGGCCATGACGAGCAGCATGAAGACCGATTGGCAAAAAGCCGTCGACCAGGCTGCCGAAGCCGGGCAATCGTTTATGGGCTGTGCCTATTTAGCGCCTAATGAACGGAAAACCGTCGATGATTATAAGAAGTTGTTCGACTTATTTAATCAGTCGGCAGAAGTTTGCCAGAAAGCCGGGCTTCAATTTATTTACCACAACCACGATTTTGAATTTCAGCCGCTGGAAGGCCAGATTCCTTATGAACTACTTCTGAAAGGAACAGACCCTAAACTGGTAAAACTGGAATTAGATGTATACTGGGCTACGAAAGCCGGGCAAGATCCAGTCGCCCTGTTTAAACAAAACCCTGGCCGTTTCCCCATTGTCCATTTGAAAGACATGGAAAAAACGGCCGAGCGCTCCTTTGCTCCAGTGGGTACCGGATCTATCGATTTTCAACGGATTCTGGATGCCCGAAAGATCGCGGGTATCGAACATTATTACGTCGAACAGGACATTTGCAAAGTACCCCCGCTGGAAGCCATTGCTATTAGCTTTCAGAATGTCAAAAAGCTGAACGTTTAA
- a CDS encoding ThuA domain-containing protein has product MKYLYALLVLLVITGNTVQAQSTKKGKPNLVRTLIVDGQNNHEQWPKITFMMKRYLEETGKFSVDVKRSYYTWNGDELIEKYKIPGLQPTKALPKARADSSFHPDFSTYDLVICNFGWNAAPWSDQTQVDFENFIKKGGGLVVIHAADNSFPLWPAYNKMIGLGGWGDRTEKDGPYVYYDNEGKLIRDPQPGRAGSHGAQNEFLITVREPNHPITKGMPLTWMHTKDEMYDRLRGPAENITVLATAFSSKENKGTDRNEPMLMTINYGKGRIFHTPLGHVDYSVECVGFITCLQRGAQWAATGKVDIPIPADFPTPTATSKRSFIE; this is encoded by the coding sequence ATGAAATACCTATACGCCCTTCTCGTATTATTAGTCATTACCGGCAATACTGTTCAGGCTCAATCTACCAAAAAAGGAAAGCCTAACCTCGTTCGGACGCTGATTGTCGATGGACAGAATAACCATGAACAATGGCCTAAAATCACGTTTATGATGAAACGCTACCTCGAAGAAACGGGTAAGTTTTCGGTCGATGTAAAGCGGTCTTACTATACCTGGAACGGCGATGAACTGATTGAAAAATATAAAATTCCGGGTCTCCAACCCACTAAAGCCTTACCCAAAGCCAGAGCGGACTCCAGCTTCCACCCCGACTTCTCGACGTACGACCTGGTCATCTGCAATTTTGGTTGGAATGCCGCTCCGTGGTCTGACCAAACGCAGGTCGATTTTGAAAACTTCATTAAAAAAGGGGGTGGTCTGGTCGTCATCCATGCGGCTGATAACTCGTTTCCCCTATGGCCCGCCTACAACAAAATGATCGGCCTGGGTGGCTGGGGCGACCGCACCGAAAAAGACGGCCCTTATGTGTATTATGATAACGAAGGGAAGCTAATCAGAGACCCTCAGCCTGGGCGTGCGGGATCGCACGGTGCCCAGAACGAATTCCTGATAACGGTTCGGGAACCCAACCACCCCATTACGAAAGGTATGCCACTCACCTGGATGCACACCAAAGACGAGATGTATGACCGCCTACGCGGACCCGCTGAGAATATAACCGTGCTGGCAACAGCTTTCTCGTCAAAAGAGAACAAAGGCACCGACCGCAACGAACCAATGTTGATGACCATCAACTACGGGAAAGGCCGAATTTTTCACACTCCCCTGGGCCATGTAGATTATTCCGTCGAATGCGTTGGGTTCATCACCTGCCTGCAACGGGGCGCTCAGTGGGCGGCCACCGGCAAAGTTGACATTCCTATCCCCGCCGATTTTCCAACGCCAACTGCCACCAGCAAACGGAGCTTTATTGAGTAA
- a CDS encoding tetratricopeptide repeat-containing sensor histidine kinase: protein MSCYRAVFIAVMVATALNSHSAWPQVHNRIIDSLKRRLMLTPADTNRTRLLLQIGQLYYDHYKVDRQDRSYSDVRKQPDLLDSAIGYARQVVGLPVATYQLPQKAEALYLLAECYSFGESYDSIRTISYYQQALKAFKQVGSKPRTARVLHSLANIVRLRIGAQQALPLFMEELAIQQSYRDTTIYLTLERIGFLHQTMGNYQLALQAYQQSLRLAEHSNNLSYLEDIYADLAMIYETLGDYQAAITILKKRLGIESPKAINQVAGDHIRLLNLYKITHQLPQARQQALTIIELARQDPNHESINLTSYLAQSYVFLGQYERAEPLYKHLFPIYEKSNNFTGLTNFNKHVGELYWLTRRFEQARYFYQIALTASQQGRFPDEAVSIHRALFQIDSAQGNLRSALQHFQLATAINDSLFNQTKNRQFEELRTQYETEQKDKDLHLQNQRIQVLSQQQQLQTQQSQQDRLVRNSIGLGAFMLLLLLGLTYNRYRLKQRSNQQLQHQHELLQAQQHQLQAQHQELQAHQQVLHTQQNQIHHKNQDLQRLLDEQERLMKEIHHRVKNNLQVVMSLLNSQASYLSDNAALSAIQQSQHRVQAMALIHQKLYQAQGIARIRMDDYIQEVVAYLQESYELPQPIGFAVQVEPIELDVIQAVPLGLIINEAITNALKYAFPNGRTGRVSLGFMRMGETSYELTIQDDGVGLPPDFDPSRSQSLGMTLIQGFSDQLGGQLSIISQAGLTIQLTFSEKELTSFGSHNHYGYH from the coding sequence ATGAGCTGTTACCGTGCTGTTTTTATCGCCGTGATGGTAGCCACTGCTTTAAACTCCCACAGCGCCTGGCCTCAAGTCCATAATCGGATTATTGATAGCCTGAAAAGGCGGCTGATGCTTACGCCAGCAGATACGAACCGAACACGATTATTGTTGCAAATCGGTCAACTATACTATGATCACTATAAAGTGGATCGACAAGATAGAAGTTACTCCGATGTACGTAAACAACCTGATCTTTTAGACAGTGCCATTGGCTATGCCAGGCAGGTTGTAGGCCTTCCTGTAGCGACTTATCAACTCCCTCAGAAAGCAGAGGCCCTCTATCTGTTAGCCGAGTGTTATAGTTTCGGGGAAAGCTATGACTCAATCCGAACGATCAGTTACTACCAGCAAGCACTGAAGGCCTTTAAGCAGGTAGGAAGTAAGCCTAGGACGGCCAGAGTACTGCATAGTTTAGCAAACATTGTTCGCTTACGAATTGGCGCTCAGCAGGCACTCCCCTTATTTATGGAGGAGTTAGCCATTCAGCAATCCTACCGGGATACAACCATCTACTTGACCTTAGAGCGAATTGGGTTTCTTCATCAAACGATGGGGAACTACCAGCTAGCCTTGCAGGCCTATCAACAAAGCTTACGACTGGCTGAACATAGCAATAATTTATCGTATCTAGAAGACATTTACGCCGACTTGGCTATGATTTATGAGACACTAGGTGACTACCAGGCAGCCATAACTATTTTAAAGAAACGGCTTGGTATTGAAAGTCCCAAGGCCATTAACCAGGTAGCAGGCGATCACATAAGACTGCTGAATTTATACAAAATAACCCATCAGCTCCCTCAGGCCCGCCAACAGGCATTGACCATTATCGAGCTGGCCCGGCAGGATCCCAATCATGAAAGTATTAACCTAACGAGCTACCTGGCCCAAAGCTACGTGTTTTTAGGCCAGTATGAGCGGGCCGAACCCTTGTATAAACACTTGTTTCCGATCTATGAAAAATCGAATAACTTCACAGGGCTTACCAATTTTAACAAGCATGTAGGTGAGCTTTACTGGCTTACCAGACGCTTTGAGCAGGCCCGATACTTCTATCAAATAGCCCTGACTGCCAGTCAACAAGGCCGATTCCCTGATGAAGCAGTCAGCATTCATCGGGCCCTCTTTCAGATTGACTCCGCCCAGGGAAACCTCCGCTCAGCCCTCCAACACTTCCAGCTGGCTACCGCTATCAACGACTCCCTCTTCAACCAGACCAAAAACCGCCAGTTCGAAGAACTCAGAACCCAGTACGAGACCGAACAAAAAGATAAAGACCTCCACCTGCAAAACCAACGCATCCAAGTCCTTTCCCAACAACAACAACTCCAGACCCAACAATCCCAGCAAGACCGGCTAGTGCGCAACTCGATTGGCCTGGGTGCCTTTATGCTCCTGTTGCTGCTGGGGCTAACCTACAACCGCTACCGACTCAAACAGCGCAGCAACCAGCAGTTGCAGCACCAGCATGAACTACTTCAGGCTCAACAACACCAACTCCAGGCCCAACACCAGGAATTGCAGGCTCACCAGCAGGTGCTGCATACGCAGCAAAACCAGATCCACCACAAGAACCAGGACTTGCAGCGATTACTGGACGAACAAGAACGGCTGATGAAGGAGATCCACCACCGGGTCAAAAACAACCTCCAGGTGGTGATGAGCCTGTTGAACTCCCAGGCCAGCTATCTCTCCGATAATGCGGCCCTGTCGGCCATCCAGCAGAGTCAGCATCGGGTACAGGCCATGGCCCTGATCCACCAGAAGCTCTACCAGGCCCAGGGCATCGCCCGTATTCGCATGGATGATTATATTCAGGAGGTGGTAGCTTACCTGCAGGAGTCGTATGAGCTGCCCCAACCGATTGGCTTTGCCGTCCAGGTGGAGCCCATCGAGCTGGATGTCATCCAGGCGGTGCCTTTGGGGTTGATCATCAACGAGGCTATCACTAACGCCCTCAAGTATGCCTTTCCGAATGGGCGCACAGGGCGGGTGAGCCTAGGGTTTATGCGAATGGGCGAGACCAGTTATGAGCTCACCATCCAGGATGATGGGGTCGGCTTACCCCCAGACTTTGACCCCAGTCGGAGTCAGTCGTTGGGCATGACCTTGATCCAGGGCTTCAGTGACCAATTGGGTGGTCAGTTATCTATTATTAGTCAAGCTGGTTTAACGATTCAGTTAACCTTTTCGGAGAAAGAACTTACTTCATTCGGTTCCCATAATCATTACGGCTACCACTAA
- a CDS encoding DNA/RNA non-specific endonuclease: MLASWYQVKHADYPNSGFNRGYLCPSDDRDSRAEENKTTFLLTNILSQAPQLNRQSWLRLEDYCRSLVAQGNELYIIAGTQGKGGEGDNGPASSLANGKLCLPAAPWKVIVVMSVGSDDLSRINAQTRVIAVFMPNANVVGQQSWANYRVNIGQIEK; this comes from the coding sequence TTGCTCGCCAGTTGGTATCAGGTCAAACACGCGGATTACCCGAACAGTGGTTTTAACCGAGGCTACCTCTGCCCCAGTGATGATCGGGACAGCAGGGCCGAGGAAAACAAGACCACATTCTTATTGACCAATATTCTATCACAAGCTCCTCAGCTCAATCGGCAAAGCTGGCTACGACTGGAAGACTACTGCCGGAGCCTGGTTGCCCAGGGGAATGAGCTATACATTATAGCCGGAACACAGGGTAAAGGCGGAGAAGGCGACAACGGCCCGGCGAGTAGTCTTGCCAATGGGAAACTATGCCTTCCGGCGGCTCCCTGGAAGGTGATCGTGGTGATGTCGGTAGGATCGGATGATTTGAGTCGGATCAATGCGCAGACGCGGGTTATTGCGGTCTTTATGCCAAATGCCAATGTGGTAGGTCAGCAGTCCTGGGCGAATTACCGGGTTAACATTGGTCAGATTGAGAAGTAG
- a CDS encoding response regulator, translated as MLAECDRLPRLILLDINMPRKDGFESLRELRSDHRYSELYVVLATRSSDGDNQERTNCLAANVFLTKPLT; from the coding sequence ATGCTGGCCGAATGCGACCGCCTTCCGCGGTTGATTCTGTTAGATATTAATATGCCTCGTAAAGATGGGTTTGAGAGCTTGCGGGAGTTGCGGAGTGATCATAGGTATAGCGAGCTATACGTGGTCTTAGCCACCAGATCGAGCGACGGTGATAATCAGGAGCGAACAAATTGCCTAGCAGCTAATGTTTTTTTGACCAAACCCCTTACTTAG
- a CDS encoding response regulator, protein MKYTILVVDDDDDDFLMLSSLIKQCQQDVTLYYVQNGLEATQKLIDGLQPNLILVDVQMPLMDGYELVLWLMNSEAWRHIPVVIWTGEISDREVTRYYRAGANALMLKQDALQDVEAFCKYWLKLVQLPQLVWQEPG, encoded by the coding sequence ATGAAGTACACTATTTTAGTGGTCGATGATGACGACGATGATTTTCTCATGTTATCCAGCCTCATCAAGCAGTGTCAGCAGGATGTCACTCTTTATTATGTCCAAAATGGGCTGGAGGCAACCCAAAAGCTGATCGATGGCCTACAGCCTAATCTGATTCTGGTTGATGTACAGATGCCCCTGATGGATGGCTATGAGTTAGTGCTTTGGCTAATGAACTCTGAAGCCTGGCGTCATATACCTGTTGTGATCTGGACGGGTGAAATTTCGGATAGGGAAGTGACCCGTTATTACCGGGCGGGTGCCAATGCGTTAATGTTAAAGCAAGACGCTTTACAGGATGTGGAAGCCTTCTGTAAGTATTGGCTAAAGCTGGTTCAGCTACCTCAACTCGTTTGGCAAGAGCCAGGATGA
- a CDS encoding RNA polymerase sigma factor has protein sequence MSTSSITSTGGDQQSFLPFYDRYASKLWGLILGANLPMDQAETILANALLRAWQAPDPLTTSEQLIFARLVRLTFVEGLPATMLSTILNT, from the coding sequence ATGAGTACATCCTCTATAACGTCTACAGGTGGGGATCAACAATCCTTTCTTCCCTTTTATGATCGGTATGCCTCTAAACTATGGGGACTTATTTTAGGGGCTAATTTACCTATGGATCAGGCCGAAACTATTTTAGCCAATGCCTTATTGAGGGCCTGGCAAGCGCCTGACCCGTTAACCACCAGCGAACAACTTATTTTCGCCCGGTTAGTGCGTCTGACATTTGTTGAAGGCTTACCCGCCACTATGCTGTCAACTATACTGAACACCTAG